A genomic segment from Nicotiana sylvestris chromosome 1, ASM39365v2, whole genome shotgun sequence encodes:
- the LOC104210359 gene encoding uncharacterized protein, with translation MKPLENHTSSAATATTSSAVPEPDIGTETGSAVESGMFSDDIDSSCSTPYVSAPSSPGRGQPNSGFYYSAPASPMHFVLSTTCVKKNVASTSISSPSEDFDFSARLITDGAAADGSMSSADELFLNGQIRPMKLSTHLKRPQILAPLLDIDENEDEEEKGCRGRDMKLRNRSLRRRTRSMSPLRTTSYEWHEDYEEEEELEVVKEKINEKNEIEEIIKQLDEEETSNETTPCPSGSSSRSSSVGRSSKRWVFLKEFLYRSKSEGRNNGHKFWSGISFSPVKDKKLEKISAHKTPENSATDYANTAETKKVKQTKEGKKKPVNGNVANGIGKRRVPPSPHELHYTTNRAQAEEMRKKTFLPYRQGLLGCLGFSSKSYGAMNGFAKALNPVSSR, from the coding sequence ATGAAACCCCTCGAAAATCACACCTCCTCTGCTGCCACAGCTACCACTTCCTCCGCCGTGCCGGAACCCGATATCGGAACCGAAACCGGTTCTGCGGTAGAGTCCGGCATGTTCTCTGACGATATTGATAGTTCATGTTCCACTCCGTACGTTAGTGCTCCTTCAAGTCCAGGCCGTGGCCAACCAAATAGTGGCTTCTATTATAGTGCTCCGGCGAGTCCTATGCACTTCGTTTTGTCAACTACTTGTGTGAAGAAGAATGTTGCTAGCACTTCAATTTCTTCTCCTTCCGAAGATTTCGACTTCTCCGCTAGGCTTATTACCGACGGCGCCGCCGCGGATGGATCCATGAGCTCTGCCGACGAGTTATTTCTGAATGGCCAGATCCGGCCGATGAAGCTTTCTACTCACCTTAAACGCCCACAAATCCTCGCACCATTGCTTGATATCGacgaaaatgaggatgaagaggaGAAAGGCTGTAGGGGAAGAGATATGAAGCTGCGTAATAGATCGTTGAGAAGAAGGACTAGATCCATGTCACCACTTCGAACGACGTCGTATGAGTGGCACGAGGATTATGAAGAAGAGGAGGAATTAGAAGTTGTCAAGGAGAAGATAAACGAGAAGAATGAAATAGAAGAGATAATAAAACAATTAGATGAGGAAGAAACTTCGAATGAAACGACGCCGTGTCCTTCTGGCTCTTCTTCGAGGTCGTCATCAGTTGGGAGGAGCTCAAAAAGATGGGTATTCTTAAAGGAGTTTTTATATAGAAGTAAAAGTGAAGGAAGAAACAACGGTCACAAGTTTTGGAGTGGGATCTCGTTTTCACCTGTGAAAGACAAGAAACTGGAGAAAATTTCAGCCCACAAAACTCCAGAAAACTCTGCAACTGACTATGCAAACACCGCTGAAACTAAGAAAGTGAAACAAACAAAAGAAGGGAAGAAGAAGCCTGTGAATGGAAATGTAGCAAATGGGATAGGGAAGAGAAGAGTGCCGCCGTCCCCTCATGAGTTGCACTACACTACAAATAGAGCACAAGCagaggaaatgaggaagaagacATTTTTGCCGTACAGGCAAGGTTTGCTTGGATGTTTAGGTTTCAGTTCAAAGAGTTATGGAGCAATGAATGGTTTTG
- the LOC138874643 gene encoding uncharacterized protein, with protein sequence MSNQELDASVIDPSREVEELDVNSMKLEMYKLKQQMAEIYHAWAKGQPPPTYPANPAFIPPLAQSQGHPATDSSPSFPIYQHYQSTTSQTPPAPPAKPVLHPSPPATRVFVAPPPATLYRSSSEPLFQAHDNQYYPPEPTFKALGPYSYTPRFDLPVEAEKLSKNPKQEEMFRKVKSLEQSFRDMQVLGDVQLSARFKMPKFDLYNEHGDPVVHLRGFYSKMRGAGGKNELLMAYFSQNRLSLTKIEKRHNGSLREYGFRWREQAARVDPPMKESEMVDYFLQALEPTYYDHQSAIGKSFNEVVKMGGMVEEGLKSNKIMSYSAIKATTQAIQGGTEGIIGKKRREDVATIDSGAWFGPRVSYHHYNQLRPHQQTYPHTPYNPP encoded by the exons ATGTCTAACCAAGAACTTGATGCAAGTGTCATCGATCCTTCAAGAGAGGTGGAAGAGTTGGATGTTAATTCGATGAAATTAGagatgtataagctgaagcagcagatggccgaaatataccatgcctgggcaaaagggcaaccaccaccaacttaccccgccaaccctgccttCATCCCGCCCCTAGCTCAGTCTCAAGGTCATCCTGCCACCGATTCGTCCCCGagttttcccatttaccaacactaccagAGCACAACTTCCCAAACACCACCAGCTCCACCAGCCAAACCAGTTCTACACCCTTCTCCACCAGCCACTCGTGTCTTCGTGGCTCCCCCTCCCGCTACACTCTATAGATCCTCCAGCGAGCCTTTATTCCAAGCTCATGataaccagtattaccccccggagcccactttcaaagctctgGGACCCTATTCTtacactcctcgttttgatcttcCTGTGGAAGCTGAGAAACTATCCAAAAATCccaaacaggaggagatgttcaggaaagttaaaagcttagaacagtcattcagagacatgcaagtgttgggag atgtgcaattgtcagcaaggtttaagatgcccaagtttgatttgtacaaTGAGCATGGTGATCCAGTAGTGCACTTGAGAGGGTTTtatagcaaaatgaggggagctggagggaaaaatgaattgctaatggcatatttcagtcaaa atcgtctgtctttgacaaagattgagaaaaggCACAATGGAAGCTTAAGGGAGTATGgctttcggtggagagaacaggcagcgagggttgaccctccaatgaaagaaagcgaaATGGtagattattttctgcaggccttagaacctacttattacgaCCATCAAtcagctataggcaagtccttcaatgaagtagtaaagatgggcggtatggtagaagaagggctcaagtcgaacaagatcatgagctattctgctattaaggcaactactcaggCCATTCAGGGCGGCACCGAAGGAATaatcggaaagaaaaggagagaggatgTGGcgacgattgattcaggagcttggtttgGACCTAGGGTCTCATATCACCACTATAATCAGCTTCGACCCCACCAGCAAACTTACCCCCAtaccccatataatccaccctAA